A genomic region of Leptotrichia hofstadii contains the following coding sequences:
- the recG gene encoding ATP-dependent DNA helicase RecG — protein sequence MKTYNLLYENLENVKIKGVTKTNIPKFRKLGVFTLYDLLYFFPRAYENRSNHKKIAEILADEFVILQGTVVNVVNQYIKAGRTMFRAVLSDDSGMIELVWFNNRFVKNGIHIGDEITVYGKVRKTVKFQLVNPEYKKINQDSFDMQEQKQILPIYPSTESLRQQAIRKVMENALMDYGYLLQENLPKEFLQKEKLLGRKEAVLNIHFPENEEKQSKARKRFMLEEILLLEMGILQNRFSVDKANKNLYKLEDNKSLVSKFIKGLDYDLTKAQKRVIKEIYSELKAGKIVNRLIQGDVGSGKTIVSFIMLLYMVENNYQGVIMAPTEILATQHYLGIVDEFMNLDIRVELLTGSVKGKKKEKLLNEIKEGLVDIVIGTHSLIEDNVIFKNLGLIVIDEQHRFGVTQRKLLRDKGNLANLIVMSATPIPRSLALTIYGDLDVSIIDELPAGRSPIKTKWIQNEIDRQKMYNFMEKKMKDGRQVYIVSPLIEESESLNVKSAQETYEEYVSIFPNRKIGLMHGRQTYKEKQKVMEQFKNHELDILVSTTVIEVGVNVPNASIMVIRDAQRFGLSSLHQLRGRVGRGKYQSYCFLESETTNEISVKRLEVMEETTDGFKIAEEDLKLRNSGEILGTRQSGVSDMLFTDIIKNVKEIKFVRDFVMEYLEKNDGKIENEFLKMDIYKKFFSDETK from the coding sequence ATGAAAACATATAACTTGCTTTATGAAAATTTAGAAAATGTAAAAATAAAAGGAGTTACAAAAACAAACATTCCAAAATTTAGGAAATTAGGAGTTTTTACACTTTATGACTTGCTTTATTTCTTTCCAAGAGCTTATGAAAATAGAAGTAATCATAAGAAAATTGCGGAAATTTTGGCGGATGAATTTGTGATTTTACAGGGGACGGTTGTGAATGTGGTTAATCAGTATATAAAGGCTGGAAGGACTATGTTTAGGGCGGTTTTAAGTGATGATAGCGGAATGATTGAGCTTGTGTGGTTTAATAACAGGTTTGTGAAAAATGGTATTCACATTGGCGATGAGATTACAGTTTACGGGAAAGTAAGAAAGACTGTAAAATTTCAGCTTGTAAATCCTGAATACAAAAAAATCAATCAAGATAGTTTTGATATGCAGGAACAAAAGCAGATATTACCTATTTATCCATCTACAGAGTCACTTAGACAGCAGGCAATCAGAAAAGTTATGGAAAATGCCTTGATGGATTACGGATATTTGTTGCAGGAAAATCTACCAAAGGAGTTTTTACAAAAGGAGAAACTGCTTGGAAGAAAAGAGGCGGTCTTAAATATTCATTTTCCAGAAAATGAGGAAAAGCAAAGCAAAGCACGGAAAAGATTTATGCTGGAGGAAATTTTGCTTCTGGAAATGGGAATTTTACAAAATCGTTTTAGTGTTGACAAGGCAAATAAGAATCTTTACAAACTTGAGGACAACAAAAGTCTTGTGAGCAAATTTATAAAGGGTCTGGATTATGATTTGACAAAAGCACAGAAGCGTGTAATAAAGGAGATATATTCTGAGTTAAAGGCTGGAAAGATTGTAAATAGGCTGATTCAGGGGGATGTTGGTTCTGGAAAGACGATTGTTTCATTTATAATGCTTCTTTATATGGTTGAAAACAATTATCAAGGTGTAATTATGGCACCTACAGAAATTCTTGCAACACAGCATTATCTAGGAATTGTAGATGAATTTATGAATCTTGACATAAGAGTGGAACTTTTGACTGGAAGTGTGAAGGGAAAGAAAAAGGAAAAATTACTGAACGAGATAAAAGAAGGACTTGTTGACATTGTAATCGGAACACATTCCTTAATTGAGGATAATGTGATTTTTAAAAATCTTGGGCTGATTGTAATTGATGAACAGCATCGGTTTGGAGTAACACAGCGGAAACTTTTACGTGACAAGGGAAATCTTGCCAATTTAATTGTTATGAGTGCCACTCCGATTCCACGTTCACTTGCGCTTACAATTTACGGAGATTTGGATGTATCGATTATTGACGAACTGCCTGCTGGAAGAAGTCCGATTAAGACAAAGTGGATACAAAATGAAATTGACAGACAAAAAATGTATAACTTTATGGAAAAGAAAATGAAAGATGGACGGCAAGTGTACATAGTGTCGCCATTAATTGAGGAAAGTGAGAGCCTGAATGTAAAATCAGCACAGGAAACATACGAAGAATACGTTTCAATTTTTCCAAATAGAAAAATCGGACTTATGCACGGACGGCAAACTTACAAGGAAAAGCAGAAAGTCATGGAACAGTTTAAAAATCACGAACTTGATATTCTTGTTTCCACAACAGTAATCGAAGTTGGAGTAAACGTTCCAAATGCATCAATTATGGTAATCCGTGATGCTCAAAGATTCGGACTTTCTTCACTTCATCAACTTCGAGGAAGAGTTGGCCGTGGGAAATACCAGTCCTACTGCTTTTTAGAATCCGAAACAACAAATGAAATTTCAGTAAAAAGGCTGGAAGTTATGGAAGAAACAACAGATGGATTCAAAATTGCCGAAGAAGATTTAAAGCTACGTAATTCAGGAGAAATCTTGGGAACAAGACAAAGCGGAGTGTCTGACATGCTTTTTACGGACATTATAAAAAATGTGAAAGAAATCAAATTTGTACGTGATTTTGTAATGGAATATTTGGAAAAGAATGATGGGAAAATAGAAAATGAATTTTTGAAAATGGATATTTATAAGAAGTTTTTTAGCGATGAAACAAAGTAA
- a CDS encoding energy-coupling factor ABC transporter ATP-binding protein — MSFITVKNLSFKYPSGTENVLNDVSLEVKKGEKVAIIGQNGAGKTTMVKMLNGLLKPVSGDVVVDDWNTKKYTVAKMSRKVGYVFQNPMDQIFHNNVYDEIAFGAKKLKYSPDETKTMVENAIKLTELEKYQKENPYNLPYSLRKFVTIAAVIAMGSDVIVMDEPTAGQDFRGMRVLHNLIDELQKQGKTIITITHDMEFVVKNFDRVIVMTNGKVIADGDKRDIFWQFDTLEQSMVKQPYISDLAKEMEMDGKVLSVKEFVENY, encoded by the coding sequence ATGAGTTTTATTACTGTAAAAAATTTGAGTTTTAAATATCCAAGCGGAACTGAAAATGTGCTTAATGATGTTTCTCTTGAAGTTAAAAAAGGGGAAAAAGTCGCAATTATTGGGCAAAATGGCGCTGGGAAAACAACGATGGTAAAAATGTTGAATGGACTTTTAAAGCCAGTAAGCGGAGATGTTGTTGTAGATGACTGGAATACAAAGAAATATACCGTTGCCAAAATGAGCCGAAAAGTCGGATATGTCTTTCAAAATCCAATGGATCAGATATTTCATAACAATGTTTACGATGAAATAGCCTTTGGAGCAAAAAAATTAAAATATTCTCCTGATGAAACAAAAACAATGGTGGAAAACGCCATAAAATTAACGGAACTTGAAAAATATCAAAAGGAAAATCCGTACAATTTACCGTATTCCTTGAGAAAATTTGTTACAATTGCCGCAGTAATTGCAATGGGTTCAGACGTTATTGTAATGGATGAGCCAACAGCAGGGCAGGATTTTAGAGGAATGAGAGTCTTGCATAACTTGATTGACGAACTTCAAAAACAAGGGAAAACTATAATTACAATAACTCATGATATGGAATTTGTAGTAAAAAATTTTGATAGAGTTATTGTAATGACAAATGGAAAAGTTATCGCTGATGGAGATAAACGTGATATTTTCTGGCAATTTGATACATTGGAGCAAAGCATGGTAAAACAACCGTATATCAGTGATTTGGCTAAGGAAATGGAAATGGATGGAAAGGTTTTGTCTGTGAAGGAATTTGTAGAAAATTATTAA